Proteins encoded within one genomic window of Ovis aries strain OAR_USU_Benz2616 breed Rambouillet chromosome 1, ARS-UI_Ramb_v3.0, whole genome shotgun sequence:
- the DIPK2A gene encoding divergent protein kinase domain 2A isoform X2, translating into MVAVNYVGEELWSYFNAPWEKRVDLAWQLMEIAEQLTNNDFEFALYLLDVSFDNFAVGPRDGKVIIVDAENVLVADKRLIRQNKPENWDVWYESKFDDCDKEACLSFSKEILCARATVDHNYYAVCQNLLSRHATWRGTSGGLLHDPPSEIAKDGRLEALLDECANPKKRYGRFQAAKELREYLAQLSNNVR; encoded by the exons ATGGTGGCTGTTAATTATGTTGGAGAAGAACTGTGGAGTTACTTTAATGCACCATGGGAGAAACGAGTTGACCTCGCTTGGCAATTAATGGAAATAGCAGAGCAACTCACAAACAATGACTTTGAATTTGCACTCTACCTCCTGGACGTCAGCTTTGACAATTTTGCAGTTGGTCCTAGAGATGGGAAGGTAATCATTGTGGACGCTGAAAATGTTTTGGTTGCTGACAAAAGGTTAATCAGACAAA ATAAGCCTGAAAATTGGGATGTATGGTATGAAAGCAAATTTGATGACTGTGATAAGGAGGCTTGCttatcattttcaaaagaaattcttTGTGCTCGTGCCACTGTGGACCACAATTATTATGCTGTTTGTCAGAACCTCTTATCCAGACACGCCACGTGGCGTGGCACTTCTGGAGGACTCCTCCATGATCCACCAAGCGAAATTGCCAAAGATGGCCGCCTCGAGGCCTTGCTGGATGAGTGCGCCAACCCAAAGAAGCGCTACGGCAGATTCCAGGCTGCGAAAGAACTGCGTGAATACCTAGCACAATTAAGTAACAACGTGAGGTAG